In Sphingobacterium sp. SYP-B4668, the sequence TTGAAAGAAGTTGCCAATGCTATTGCCAAGAATCATCCAGAAGTATATCTAATCATTTTATTAATCGATGAACGTCCAGAGGAGGTTACTGATATGGCGCGTAGCGTACGTGCTGAAGTCGTCGCCTCTACATTTGATGAGCCTGCTGATCGCCATGTTAAGATTGCCAATATTGTGTTGGAAAAAGCAAAACGTATGGTGGAATGTGGTCATGATGTTGTAATCCTATTAGATTCCATTACAAGATTGGCGCGTGCATACAACACAGTAGCTCCTGCTTCCGGTAAAATTTTATCCGGAGGGGTAGATGCCAATGCACTGCACAAGCCGAAGCGTTTCTTCGGTGCAGCGCGTAATATTGAAAATGGTGGTTCATTAACTATTTTGGCAACAGCGCTGACTGAGACGGGTTCTAAAATGGATGAGGTAATCTTCGAAGAGTTCAAAGGTACGGGTAACATGGAGTTACAATTGGATCGTAAGCTTGCAAATAAGCGTGTGTTCCCAGCTATTGACCTTACAGCTTCTAGTACACGTCGTGACGATTTATTGTCAGATAAAGATACACTACAACGTGTTTGGGTATTACGGAATCATTTGGCCGATATGAACTCGAATGAAGCTATGGAATTCCTATTGTCCCAAATGAGAGGTACAATCTCAAATGAAGAATTTTTGATAAGCATGAATGGGTAAAAACCCTTTTTAATGTATAATTTTGAGCCATCTTTGCGAACTATTCCAAAGGTGGCTTTTTACTTTTAGTGACTCATGAAAAAATATATTCCAAATACACTAACTTGTCTTAATCTATTCAGCGGATGCATCGGTGTCCTTTTTGCATTGAAGGGCGAATTTCAACTTACCTTCTATTGTATACTTTTTTCTGGAATATGTGATTTTTTTGATGGAATGGCTGCACGTGCCCTTAATGTGAAATCTACCATTGGTAAAGAATTGGATTCTTTGGCCGATATGGTAAGCTTTGGTTTTCTACCTGGAGCAGTGATATTTTTTTTATTGAAGGAAATCAATAGCGAGGATTCGATGCTACCCTATCTAGCATTTGTTATGACTGTATTTTCGGGGCTGAGGTTGGCAAAGTTCAATGTTGATGAGCGTCAGTCTACCGATTTTATAGGATTAAATACCCCTATGAATACTTTTTATATTATATCTATCCCGTTTATTGCTCAAGTCTATCCCGAATGGATTATGACCAATGCTTTTCTCTTATTCAGTACGATCCTATCCAGTGCCTTGCTGGTTTCTGAAATTCGCCTCTTTTCGATGAAGCTGTCGTCTTTGAAGTGGAAAGACAACAAGTTTAAATATATTTTTTTACTCGTTAGCGCGGTACTTGTCATCATTTGGAAGTTTTTAGCATTGCCCATTGTGCTGTTACTCTATATCCTACTATCAATTGTTCACTTTAAGACGCAAAAGAAAAGTCAATCTTTAGTCTAGCGATTGTAGATATTGTTGAAGCTCTGTATACAATTCTTTAATTTGAATCTCTAGGGAGATAAAACGTTCGGTGATATCGGTCATACCCTGACGATTTTTTGCTAAGGATTCAATCTCTATTATTTTGTTTTTCAGTGTAAAAGCACCAATGTACTCCATTGTCGGTTTTATGTGATGGGCACGACTTGCGATGTCTTCATAGTTTTGTAGGGCCACTGCTGATTTGAGAGCCGAAATGTCGATGGGAGTCTGGGATAAGTATAGACTTACGAACTCTCGAATCGTATCTTTATTGTCCATCATAGTTGTGGCGATGATAGAGGGGTCTATCAGATTGTATATGTTCATAACTTAATGATTTAAGATGTTTACAATGGCGGTGTCTGAACTCTTATCTAGCAAGGATTCGTTTGTGATACCTAATATAGGGTGTACAAATTGGGGAGCGATTTCATTTAAAGGGATTAACACAAAATTTCGTTCTTGGAGCAAGGGATGTGGGACAAGTAGATTATCATCTTTAATGATTTCGGCATTGTAATAGAGAATGTCGATGTCGATCAAGCGAGCTCCCCACTTTTCAGCTCGTATTCGGCCTAACTGATTTTCGATGTACTGTGTCTTTTCTAGTGTCTCCGTTGCAGATAAAGCCGTTTCGACTAAGATAACTTGATTAACAAATGTGGGTTGATCCACTAGTCCCCAAGCTTCTGTCTCATATAGATGTGATGCTTTGGTGATTTTCCCAATGGATGTCTCAATATGCTGTCGTGCATGGAGTAGTTGGAGTACCGGAGTGCCCAAGTTTGCGCCTAATAGTAGGTATATCTGATTCATGAACGAAAAACTAATTTAGTGTTTTGCATGTATATTATGTTGTAATAACTAATTTATTGATTTACTTTTATGACGATTAAAGATTGCAAATTAAAGAATACTACAAGTTAAAACAATATAAAAAATCAGATCTGTGTAATATGAAGGCTAAAGTCAAGTAATATTCGCTATCGGGACTCACCAAACGTTAATAAAAACCGAGCCTGCGAGCTCAAAAAATAAATAGACAGATGAAATCATTTTTGAAATATGTACTCGCCACCGTAACAGGGATAATTATTTCTACGGTTATTATTTTTATTATTCTAGCAGGTATTATTGGGTCGATCGTCAGTTCGGCATCAAAAGATACGTCTCCCATTATAGCGGACAATTCGGTATTATACATTACCCTTAATCATGCCGTGAAAGAGCGAGGAGAGACCAATCCGCTGGAAGGAGTTGACCTACCTGGTTTTGGTACGATTAAGACCCTTGGGTTAGACGAGATTCTTGAAAGGATTGAATCTGCAAAAGCTGACGATAAGATTAAGGGGATCTATCTCAATTTAAGTGGTGTAAATGTAGGTTTTGCCACTTTGCAGGAAATTAGAGATGCCTTGTTGGATTTCAAATCTTCCAAAAAATTTATTGTATCCTATAGCGAAGGCTATACTCAAAAGGCATACTATTTAGCTTCACTGGCCGATAAGATATACTTGAATCCAGAGGGCAGTTTGGATTTTCGAGGCTTGAGCAGTTCTATCATGTTTATGAAAGACGCGCTTGATAAGTTGGGTGTGGATATGCAGGTCGTAAAGGTTGGGACTTATAAAAGCGCTGTAGAACCTTTTATCTTAAATGAAATGAGCGAGCCCAATCGCCAACAGGTAGCCTCTTATTTGAATAGTTTATATGCTACTTTTTTATCCAATATTTCCACGAGTAGAAATATCCCTGTAGATTCT encodes:
- a CDS encoding CDP-alcohol phosphatidyltransferase family protein encodes the protein MKKYIPNTLTCLNLFSGCIGVLFALKGEFQLTFYCILFSGICDFFDGMAARALNVKSTIGKELDSLADMVSFGFLPGAVIFFLLKEINSEDSMLPYLAFVMTVFSGLRLAKFNVDERQSTDFIGLNTPMNTFYIISIPFIAQVYPEWIMTNAFLLFSTILSSALLVSEIRLFSMKLSSLKWKDNKFKYIFLLVSAVLVIIWKFLALPIVLLLYILLSIVHFKTQKKSQSLV
- a CDS encoding Hpt domain-containing protein; translated protein: MNIYNLIDPSIIATTMMDNKDTIREFVSLYLSQTPIDISALKSAVALQNYEDIASRAHHIKPTMEYIGAFTLKNKIIEIESLAKNRQGMTDITERFISLEIQIKELYTELQQYLQSLD
- the folK gene encoding 2-amino-4-hydroxy-6-hydroxymethyldihydropteridine diphosphokinase — encoded protein: MNQIYLLLGANLGTPVLQLLHARQHIETSIGKITKASHLYETEAWGLVDQPTFVNQVILVETALSATETLEKTQYIENQLGRIRAEKWGARLIDIDILYYNAEIIKDDNLLVPHPLLQERNFVLIPLNEIAPQFVHPILGITNESLLDKSSDTAIVNILNH